The segment GGTACCGGTTGTCCCTCGGGGTTAAGCGGTCGGTGAAATTGACAGCGTTGTCTCTCTTTATTCTGACGGTGACCACCTGGATGGTCTATCAGTTTGTGGTGGATTCCAAGACTCAGAGAGAAATCGACATGGCCTATTATGCGGGATTGAACCAGCTGGGTTTGGTTTCCAGGGAAGATTTTGAACACATCCGCAACGACCTGACGGCCACCTCGCTTAAACTGGCGGAAACCCGCAAAAACAACATCGAACTCAATCGAATGGTTGAGCAGATGATCCTCAACAATCAGGTCACGGAAAATTTTAAATATATTTTGAAACAAATCTACCTCGATCCCAAGACAAAATATGTTAAAAAGAGGGCGCAGGTGGCGTTGCATTTTAATGGCCGGGAAATTGCGAGCTACAAAACCGATCCCGACCTCTGGTATATCGTCGGAATCATTGAAACCGGGAAAATCCGCGTGTATTACGAAAACGAGGAGATTCTCGAAATCGATGCGATTTTTGGCCGCACAGGGGAAGAAACGCCAATCGGTGAATATGGCATCGTGAACAAGGTCTTCAAGCCCACCTGGTATAAAAAGGAAACCGTTAAAGGAAACACCCGTGTCCGCGCCATTCCCTTTGGGCATAAGGATCACGACATTGGCCGCTGGTGGATGGGGCTGAAAAAAGTCGGAGATCCGGTTCCCGGGAGTTACGGGATTCATGGGGTCAATATCCAAAAGGTAAACGAATTTTATAAAAAGAATTTCGACTGGCGAAGCGGCAGTGCAGGGTGTCCCAATATCCAGGGCTGGTATTTGCAATTTCTTGCGAAGGTGGTGCCTGTAGGAGCCCATGTCACTATTGTTCAAAAGGACAAATGGAAGTCGGATACCAGAACGCTGCCTCCCTCCGCCGCATAAATCCTTCCTTTTTCATAATTCAAAAAAGTTTCAACTGGATAACGACTGGTGAAAAAACCCTGGGGCGGTAGATTCCAAGAGACCACCGATTCGCTCATGGAGCGGTTTTCCGCTTCGATCTCGTTCGATCAGTCGTTGTACCCCTACGACATTGAAGGCAGCATCGCTCATTGCCAAATGCTGGCGAAATGCAAGATCATCAAATCCTCTGAGGCGAAGAAGATCATCTCAGGCCTCAAGCAAATTCTTGTGGAGTTCGATCAGGGCCGGTTTAAGATTCAGGAGGGGTTGGAAGACATCCACATGAATATCGAGAACCGTCTGACAAAGCTCGTGGGGCCGGTCGCCGGAAAACTGCACACCGCAAGGAGCCGCAACGATCAAATTTGTCTGGATATTCGCATGTACCTCAGAGACGAAGCCGGCGAAATAATAAAGGCAATCAACACTCTAGGAAAAACTTTACTGGCGCTCGCGAAAAAAAATATCGACCACATCATACCCGGTTACACACATTTACAGCGGGCACAACCGATATTGCTGTCGCACCACCTTTTGGCGCATCTTGAAATGCTGATGCGTGACCGCGACCGCTTGCGGGACGCTTTAAAACGAATCAACGTCATGCCGCTTGGGTCGGCGGCGCTGGCGGGGACCAATTTTCCCATCGACCGCGAGTACACCGCAAAACTGCTCAGGTTTCCTGAGGTGTCCAACAACAGCATCGATTCGGTGAGCGACCGCGATTTTCTCATTGAATTTTGCAGTGCCGCTTCCATTCTCATGATGCATTTGAGCCGGTTTTGCGAGGAAGTGGTGCTGTGGTCGTCCAGCGAATTCAATATGATCGAATTATCCGATGCGTTTTCCACCGGAAGCAGTATCATGCCGCAAAAGAAAAATCCCGATCCGGCGGAACTCATCCGCGGCAAATCGGGCCGCGTGTACGGCAGTCTGGTATCCCTGCTCACCTTGATGAAGTCGTTGCCGCTCGCCTATAACCGTGATTTGCAGGAGGACAAAGAACCGGTGTTCGACACGGTGCATACCGTAAAGATGTGCCTGGCGGTTTTTAACGGCATGATGAAGTCGGCGAAATTCAAAAAAGTACCATTGGAAAAACTGCAAGCTGAAGGGTTTTTGACCGCCACCGACATCGCGGATTATCTGGTGCTCAAGGGCGTCCCCTTTCGCGATGCGCATGAAATCACCGGCAAGATCGTCGCCCATTGTTTAAAAAATAAAAAACATCTGGAACAGCTCACCTTGGCCGAATTTAAAAAGATTTCTCCCAAGTTTAAGGAGGATGTTCTGGATCACATCACCATCGAAAAATCCGTGGAAAGGAAGGCTTCTTTTGGCGGCACTGCCAGAAAAAACGTGATTGCGCAGATGGCGCGTCTTAAAAAAAACTTGCACCAAAAATAAATGAAAGATTTTACCAATCCGGCCGGTTCTCCTCAGCAAGACCGCCGAATTCAATCCTCAACCCCAACCCCGTGGAAGGTGAAAATGAACAAACAAATTTTATGGACCCTGGGATTAATCCTGAGTGTTTGCATCCTTCAAACAGCCTGCGGTCATAAAGGTCCGCCTCAGCCCCCGCAGGAAATGGTTGCAGCACCACAGCATGAAAGCTTTGACTCCGGTTATTTTACTTAAGCGTAATGCAAGTTTCCAATTCACCTATCAAGGTCATCCCCATGAACAAAGACCAGATCGCCATTTACTTAAACGAACACCTGGAGTTTTTTAATGATTACCCCGAGCTCCTCACCAAGATACAATCCATCACCATTGAAGAACTGCCTCTGGAGCCTCTGGGAACGCTGAGTCTGGCGGATAGAATCATCAAACGCGCGCATGCGGATAAGGAGCACCTGAAGAGTAAGCTCGAATGGTTTGTGGAGATCTCGCAAGCCAACGAAAAAATCCAGGAGCACCTCTTTGAAATCGAACGGTCAATTCTCACCAGCTCCAACTTGGAACAACTGGTGGAACAATTAAGAGAAGAAATCAGCTCGCGCTTTGCCATTCCGCACGTGCTGATTTGCCTGGTGGATGAGGGAGAGCATTTCATAGAGAGCAAATTGAAAGAAAAATACCGGGAATCCATGAACCATGCCTTGCGGTTTGTGGACCAGCAAACCGCTACTTTGTGGTTCGAAGGCGAACAAAACCCGATTCTGAAAGGCGAAATCCAGGAAGGGTCCGAATGGTTTCAAGAGTCCGAAGGCGAGGAAGCCATTAAGTCGGAGGCTTTGATCCCCATCATCGTTCGCGATGAGGTCGCGGGAGCCATTGTCCTAGGGAGCGTGAAGCCGTTTCACTTTCATCCGGGGTTGCGCACGGATTTTCTACAGCGCATGGCGCAAAAAATGGCCATCGCCCTGGATAATATTTTTCTGATCGACCGCCTGCGTCGTCATTCGGTGGTCGACAAACAAACCGGGTTGCACAACCGGGCCTACCTCGAACCGGTTTTGCACCGGGAGTTCGACCTGGCCAAGCGCAGGAAGAAAAGTTTGTCCTGTATAAAATTGCAGATTGACTATTTCAACGATCTTCTGGATACTTGTGGAGAGGCGGCCGGGGAAGCCGTTCTCGAAGCCATCGGAAAAATCCTGACCAACAATTGCCGCTCCTGCGACATTTTAATTCGCACGGACATCGGTGAGTTTTTGGTTCTATTGCCGGAAATCGACCCGCAGGGGGCCTCTCTGGTCGCGGAAAGGGTTCGAAACGCGTTGGGAGAGCTCGAACTCAAGGAATTTCAAGGCTTTGAGACATTAAAGGTGAATCTGGGGATAGCCACCTATCCCGCAACTTCGATCGAGACGCCCGAGGATTTATTGTATGCGGTGTCGAAAGATCTGACTGAAGAAAGCAAATTGACCGAGAAACGAGCCGTATGAATCAAGTGATACGCAAAGCGACATTCGAAGATGCAGAGGCGGTGCAAAACCTGATCCTGCTGTTCACGGAAAACGGCCAGATGCTGTACCGGTCTTTGAACGAAATTCAGCAGAACATCCATACCTTCCTGATTTGTGAACGAGATCACCAGTTGGCGGGGGTTTGCAGCTTAAAATATGGTTGGGACCCGTATGTCGAAATCCGCTCCCTGGCCGTTCACCCCACTTTCAACCGTCAGGGAATTGGAACCGCTCTTGTCAGAGAGTGCATCGAAGAGACGCTGGCTACGGAAAATGAAATTTTGTTTGTTTTGACTTACGCCGCACCGCTGTTTGACAAATTAGGGTTTGAAGTCGTCGAAAAAAGCACCCTGCCCATGAAAATATGGAACGACTGCCAGGCCTGCCTGCATCGCGAAAACTGCGATGAAACCGCCATGACCCTCTCCTTAGCCGCCTTGAAAAAAGGTCGGTTAGGGAATATCCCGTTGAACAATCCTCCCGAAGTTTTATACTGATAGTTTAGGACAGGCAAACCGGCGCTTAGGAGGACGGTGTCCCCTGGGCCCGGCTGAACCTGAAACTTGAACTCAGGGGGGGCCATGTTCATTAATTCCCTATTCAGTGCGTTGTCCGGTATGCGCACATCCGCAAAAAAGCTGCAAACCAGTGCCAACAACCTGGCCAACTTACAAACTCCAGGTTTTAAAAAAAGCCGCGCGGAAGTCAGCGAGGTCGCCTCCGGTGGCGCCCGGGTTTCCGCCGTCAACCGCCTGTCGACTCCCGGTTCATTGATTCCAACGTCTAACCCGCTGGACCTTGCGGTCAACGGCGAAGGGTTTTTCCAAGTCAGCCTGAAAAACGGCGGCACAGGGTTCGCTCGCGCCGGCAGTTTTAAGATAGACAACTCAGGACAAATAACCACATCATCAGGAAATCCGTTGGTTCCTCCATTAACCGTCCCCGGCGGGGCGACCAGCGTCGCGGTCGATTCCAACGGCCAGGTTTCGGCTCTGGTTGGCGGATCATCCGTGGCGGTGGGACAAATTGAGTTATCTCAGTTCAACAATCCCGGCGGATTGAGCGCCCAGGGAGGAAACCTTTTTATACAATCGCCTGCATCGGGGAGTCCGGTTTCAGGGGTTCCCGGTTCTGGATCATTTGGAACCGTGATATCCGGAGCATTAGAAAGTTCCAATGTCGATATCGCAGAGGAAGTGGTCGGGCAGATCGTCTCCAAAGCCGCCTTCAAAGCAAACGCCAGCGTCATTCGAACATCAGACGAATTGATCGGCACGATTCTGGATATCAAATCCTGAAAGGCCATTGATACAAATTATAAATCCTTTCTTTTCACCGTTGCCCGGCGATCAATAATTTTTGTCGAAGAAAAAAACAGATAGAAAACCCTTTCAACAAAGGGCCTCCTTCCTGTCACAACAAAAATTGATTGCAAGCAAATTCCAGCCGGACTAAAATCACCGTAAAGGTTGCCGGAAGCCTTTACCACCCGATCAAAAATGCGAGTTCAAAAGTCATTTTCACTCGCACAAGACACCTGACTCCAATGAATCCACCGACCGCGCAAGCGCAAACGAAACGTTACACCTGCCCGTCCTGCAAAGACAAGGGTTTTACCCTGAGCAACCTGAATGGCCGGGTGCAGGTAGACGCATGCAGTTGTTTTCATTGCGCCAAGTGCGATGGAGAAGGCCGCATTTTTCAGGAGAATGAAAAGGGAATCTCATATCTTGCCGCTTGTGACTGCACTCTTCTCAAAAAGCGGTTTCGTATTCTGGAGGATGCGGGCATTCCCGGAAAGTTTGTGCATGCGGATTTCGATTCGTTCATCAAACACCATCAAACCCAGGGCAGGGCCAAACGGGTAGCCATGGATTTCGTCCAGGATTTTTTGAAAGCCAAAAATAATTTAAGCCGCGGCATGATTTTTATGGGAGCCCCAGGCCTCGGAAAAACCCATTTGGCGGTTGCTGTCATCAAGGCCCTCACGTTGGAACAGGGAATCGACTGCCGGTTTGTCGATTTTTTCCAGCTCCTGTCCGATATTCGCCACGGATTCTCGGAGGATATGTCCGATCAGGCATTTATTAAGCCTTACCAGCAAGCCCGTGTTCTGGTGATCGATGAATTGGCGAAAGGGAGAAATACGGAGTGGGAATTAACGGTGCTCGATCAATTGATATCCAACCGTTACAACGCCGCCGACAAGGTGACTATTTTCACCACCAATTATTCGGTCGAATCCAAAATCGCCAAGGAAGTTTATTCTGGAGAAATGGAAGACCAAAACGACCGTAAAGAAAAATCGGTAAAAAACTATGCGGATGGTTACATGCGTGAAAGCCTGCAGGAAAAAATCGGCGCGAGAATATACTCCCGCCTGGCTGAGATGTGCAAATTCGTGATGATCCAGGGCCAGGACCTTCGTCAAAAAGGGATGGCTGTTCCGCATCGTTACCCCCGCCCGTAACGAAAAGATTTTTCTCTCCTTGCAAATATTCCCTGGCCAGCCCGTCCTTCGGAGCCTATATTCCGGGCAAGGAGGGGGTGTCATGCCGACAAAAAGTCAACTTGCCAGGGTGCACATCGCCAAAAGAGACCTGAAGCTTTCCGACGCTCTGTACCGGGATTTTCTGGAGCTCTGGTTCAACAAGCGTTCGGCAAAAAATCTCGCACCGGGAGAGATTGAGGAGCTGTTGACTCACTTCAAGGGGCTGGGATGGGGGCAGATTCGATCGGGCACGGCAGGCCCCCCATTAGCGAGTCCGGCCCAACTCCACAAGATTACTTCCCTTTGGATGACCGGACCCGGAATACGGACCAAGACCCCTGCCGCTCTTCGCCATTTTTTGGCGCACCATTTTCATGTTGAGAGTCTGGCAGAGGTGAAGGCTTCTCAGGTGTCGCCGATTTTAGGAGCGATTCGTAAAGTCGCCGGGTCTTCCTCGCCTCAAAGGAAACCCAATAAAACCAACCGCCAGGATCAAAAACCGCTGCCGCTTTAGGTTCCGCTCGAAACGGTTGGGTTCTTAGAAATGGGGTTGAAGAAATTTTCTGGCGGGAATATTTTTAAGAGGGGCACGCGGGGGGTTGCCGAAACGGCTTCCCCCCGCGTTTCTTTCAGGGAAAATTCGATGTTTCCAACTCAACCTTTGGTGGAGGATTAGGAGTCAGGCAATCAAAACAATCTCCCTGAAAAAATTTAGTAAACAGCGCTCACGGTGTCATACTTCGGAGTAATAAAAGTCCTCGTAGTCCATCGTTTGATCTTTTTTGGCTTCAGTCTTTCTTTGAGTTTTCCGGTCATTTTCTTTTGGTTTTTGATTTTTCTTTTTAATGCCCTGGTCGAAAAAATCACCCCAATACCGCTGGCTCAATGACTTTGGCGTAAGGACTTTTTTCACCTTTCCCTTGGCGCTTATAACTTTTACTGGATAAAACATACGATCTTTCTCCGTCATCCTGCTTGAGCCTGATTGCCGGATAAAATCCTTGAGAGCGGTGAAATGCTCCTTTGGTT is part of the Nitrospinaceae bacterium genome and harbors:
- the flgG_1 gene encoding flagellar basal body rod protein FlgG, whose product is MFINSLFSALSGMRTSAKKLQTSANNLANLQTPGFKKSRAEVSEVASGGARVSAVNRLSTPGSLIPTSNPLDLAVNGEGFFQVSLKNGGTGFARAGSFKIDNSGQITTSSGNPLVPPLTVPGGATSVAVDSNGQVSALVGGSSVAVGQIELSQFNNPGGLSAQGGNLFIQSPASGSPVSGVPGSGSFGTVISGALESSNVDIAEEVVGQIVSKAAFKANASVIRTSDELIGTILDIKS
- the dnaC gene encoding DNA replication protein DnaC, whose protein sequence is MNPPTAQAQTKRYTCPSCKDKGFTLSNLNGRVQVDACSCFHCAKCDGEGRIFQENEKGISYLAACDCTLLKKRFRILEDAGIPGKFVHADFDSFIKHHQTQGRAKRVAMDFVQDFLKAKNNLSRGMIFMGAPGLGKTHLAVAVIKALTLEQGIDCRFVDFFQLLSDIRHGFSEDMSDQAFIKPYQQARVLVIDELAKGRNTEWELTVLDQLISNRYNAADKVTIFTTNYSVESKIAKEVYSGEMEDQNDRKEKSVKNYADGYMRESLQEKIGARIYSRLAEMCKFVMIQGQDLRQKGMAVPHRYPRP
- the argH gene encoding argininosuccinate lyase encodes the protein MERFSASISFDQSLYPYDIEGSIAHCQMLAKCKIIKSSEAKKIISGLKQILVEFDQGRFKIQEGLEDIHMNIENRLTKLVGPVAGKLHTARSRNDQICLDIRMYLRDEAGEIIKAINTLGKTLLALAKKNIDHIIPGYTHLQRAQPILLSHHLLAHLEMLMRDRDRLRDALKRINVMPLGSAALAGTNFPIDREYTAKLLRFPEVSNNSIDSVSDRDFLIEFCSAASILMMHLSRFCEEVVLWSSSEFNMIELSDAFSTGSSIMPQKKNPDPAELIRGKSGRVYGSLVSLLTLMKSLPLAYNRDLQEDKEPVFDTVHTVKMCLAVFNGMMKSAKFKKVPLEKLQAEGFLTATDIADYLVLKGVPFRDAHEITGKIVAHCLKNKKHLEQLTLAEFKKISPKFKEDVLDHITIEKSVERKASFGGTARKNVIAQMARLKKNLHQK
- a CDS encoding acetyltransferase, which encodes MNQVIRKATFEDAEAVQNLILLFTENGQMLYRSLNEIQQNIHTFLICERDHQLAGVCSLKYGWDPYVEIRSLAVHPTFNRQGIGTALVRECIEETLATENEILFVLTYAAPLFDKLGFEVVEKSTLPMKIWNDCQACLHRENCDETAMTLSLAALKKGRLGNIPLNNPPEVLY